In the genome of Halobacterium noricense, one region contains:
- a CDS encoding protein sorting system archaetidylserine decarboxylase, with product MFARGPWKWTYALPAAVAGAALLFVSSLWGVAALALSGFVAWFHRDPERTPDGQGVVTPADGKVSVIREADDGRLRVGVFMNVHDVHVNRAPLSGTVEAVDHRAGGHRPAFDKESEHNERVRVTCDDYEVVLIAGAFARRIHPYVEPGDELARGDRISHISFGSRADVILPPEYDRDDLRVEKGEKVSAGETVVARRSPDQE from the coding sequence ATGTTCGCGCGTGGCCCGTGGAAGTGGACGTACGCCCTGCCGGCGGCGGTTGCCGGCGCAGCGCTGTTGTTCGTGTCGTCGCTGTGGGGCGTCGCGGCGCTCGCGCTCTCGGGGTTCGTCGCGTGGTTCCACCGCGACCCCGAACGCACGCCCGACGGTCAGGGCGTCGTCACGCCCGCGGACGGCAAGGTGTCGGTGATTCGGGAGGCCGACGACGGCCGCCTCCGCGTGGGCGTGTTCATGAACGTCCACGACGTGCACGTGAACCGCGCGCCGCTCTCCGGCACGGTCGAAGCCGTCGACCACCGCGCGGGCGGCCACCGCCCCGCCTTCGACAAGGAATCGGAACACAACGAGCGCGTCCGCGTCACGTGCGACGACTACGAAGTCGTCCTCATCGCGGGTGCGTTCGCTCGTCGCATCCACCCCTACGTCGAACCCGGGGACGAACTCGCGCGCGGCGACCGCATCAGTCACATCTCCTTCGGCAGCCGCGCGGACGTGATTCTCCCCCCGGAGTACGACCGCGACGATCTCCGAGTCGAGAAGGGCGAGAAAGTCAGTGCAGGCGAAACGGTGGTGGCGCGCCGGTCGCCCGACCAAGAATAG
- a CDS encoding ATP-dependent DNA helicase, with product MEFFPKASPYDNQREAMDGIRDALDSGRDVLFEGACGTGKTLAALAPALSHARETNKTVVITTNVHQQMRQFVREAREIHDAAPLRAVVFKGKGSMCHIDVDYEECQVLRDNTHEVVDAERDKRQLEERQQALLEESQDGDSEAAEAREAVLDELDSVEDDLDDLREGNVCERYYDNLVGDNDKFYEWLYDGVRTPEDIYDYADERGLCGYELLKDGIEGVDLAVCNYHHLLDPGIRAQFFRWLGRDPEDVVVVFDEAHNVEDAARDHATRTLTENTLDSARSELEEVEENRSAAAERVLSAFRDALVETYGDAFGPGGDGPALARSGVDGNWTDVPVANEDKRDALTLEFLRQYTGPGIREDIDDALALGEYLDEEYDEAYRNGETTTRRECFVLEAAEFVESYVEDSGELGQYPTAAVRRDEGTNDVYGRAELYTCIPRDVTTDLFDAVHASVLMSATLRPFDVTADVLGLDDPETMAFGLQFPEERRRTFAVDTEPLFSSNRDDPATQREVAGALRDAVNFTPGNCLFFFPSYSEAERYHDLLGEAPRASESSSGRRSQDGGVDAARYLDEPGTSAEDLRQTFTDDRNGVLFTSLWGTLAEGVSFDGDDARTVAVVGVPYPHLDARAEAVQDAYGRVFGDRDDRRNEDAGWRYAVEIPTVRKTRQAMGRVIRSPDDFGVRMLVDRRYTKESRTAMRKYSVNPTFPAEERRELVDIDPEKLRVSMLNFYTDLDAYDGTPPRP from the coding sequence ATGGAGTTCTTCCCGAAGGCGTCGCCGTACGACAACCAGCGGGAGGCGATGGACGGCATCCGCGACGCCCTCGACAGCGGCCGTGACGTGCTGTTCGAGGGGGCCTGCGGGACTGGGAAGACTCTCGCTGCGCTCGCGCCGGCGCTCTCGCACGCCCGCGAGACGAACAAGACGGTGGTCATCACGACGAACGTCCACCAGCAGATGCGCCAGTTCGTGCGTGAAGCCCGCGAGATTCACGACGCCGCGCCGCTGCGCGCGGTCGTCTTCAAGGGGAAGGGGTCGATGTGCCACATCGACGTCGACTACGAGGAGTGCCAGGTGCTCCGCGACAACACCCACGAAGTCGTGGACGCCGAACGCGACAAGCGGCAGTTGGAGGAACGCCAGCAGGCCCTCCTCGAGGAGAGTCAGGACGGCGACAGCGAAGCCGCCGAAGCCCGCGAAGCCGTGCTGGACGAACTCGACTCCGTGGAGGACGACCTCGACGACCTCCGGGAGGGCAACGTCTGCGAGCGCTACTACGACAACCTCGTCGGGGACAACGACAAGTTCTACGAGTGGCTCTACGACGGCGTCCGCACCCCCGAGGACATCTACGACTACGCCGACGAGCGAGGGCTCTGCGGGTACGAACTCCTGAAGGACGGCATCGAGGGCGTGGACCTCGCGGTCTGCAACTACCACCACCTCCTGGACCCGGGGATTCGCGCGCAGTTCTTCCGCTGGTTGGGCCGCGACCCCGAGGACGTGGTGGTGGTGTTCGACGAGGCGCACAACGTCGAGGACGCCGCCCGCGACCACGCCACGCGGACGCTCACGGAGAACACCCTCGACAGCGCGCGCTCCGAATTGGAGGAAGTCGAGGAGAACCGGTCGGCGGCCGCCGAACGCGTGCTGTCGGCGTTCCGCGACGCGCTCGTCGAGACCTACGGGGACGCGTTCGGTCCCGGTGGCGACGGTCCGGCACTCGCCCGCTCGGGAGTGGACGGGAACTGGACGGACGTTCCCGTGGCGAACGAGGACAAGCGCGACGCCCTCACGCTCGAATTCCTCCGGCAGTACACCGGCCCCGGCATCCGGGAGGATATCGACGACGCGCTCGCGCTCGGCGAGTACCTCGACGAGGAGTACGACGAAGCCTACCGGAACGGCGAGACGACCACCCGCCGCGAGTGCTTCGTGCTGGAGGCCGCGGAGTTCGTGGAGTCGTACGTCGAGGACAGCGGCGAACTCGGCCAGTACCCGACCGCCGCAGTGCGCCGCGACGAGGGAACGAACGACGTCTACGGCCGCGCGGAACTGTACACGTGCATCCCGCGGGACGTGACGACGGACCTCTTCGACGCCGTCCACGCGAGCGTCCTGATGAGCGCGACGCTGCGGCCGTTCGACGTCACCGCGGACGTGCTCGGGCTCGACGACCCGGAGACGATGGCGTTCGGCCTCCAATTCCCCGAGGAGCGCCGCCGAACGTTCGCGGTGGACACGGAGCCGCTGTTCTCCTCGAACCGCGACGACCCCGCCACCCAGCGGGAGGTCGCGGGCGCACTCCGGGATGCCGTGAACTTCACGCCCGGGAACTGTCTGTTCTTCTTCCCGAGCTACAGCGAAGCCGAACGCTACCACGACCTGCTCGGCGAGGCGCCACGCGCCTCGGAATCGTCGAGCGGGCGTCGCTCGCAAGACGGCGGCGTGGACGCCGCGCGCTACCTCGACGAACCCGGCACCAGCGCCGAAGACCTCCGGCAGACGTTCACTGACGACCGCAACGGCGTCCTGTTCACGTCGCTGTGGGGGACGCTCGCGGAGGGCGTGAGCTTCGACGGCGACGACGCCCGCACCGTCGCGGTCGTCGGCGTCCCCTACCCGCACCTTGACGCGCGCGCCGAGGCCGTCCAGGACGCCTACGGCCGCGTGTTCGGCGACCGCGACGACCGCCGCAACGAGGACGCCGGCTGGCGCTACGCCGTCGAGATTCCCACCGTCCGCAAGACCCGGCAGGCGATGGGGCGCGTCATTCGCTCTCCCGACGACTTCGGCGTGCGCATGCTCGTCGACCGCCGCTACACCAAGGAGAGCCGGACCGCGATGCGCAAGTACAGCGTCAACCCGACGTTCCCCGCCGAAGAACGCCGCGAATTGGTCGACATCGACCCCGAGAAACTCCGCGTGTCCATGCTGAACTTCTACACGGACCTCGACGCCTACGATGGAACGCCGCCTCGTCCGTGA
- a CDS encoding SWIM zinc finger family protein, with translation MAPSTKSRQPPDDRSRRARREDLRVTALGDGTYEVRSPSDNVYDVDLDAGECACPDHQFRGVRCKHLRRVAIDVTLGEVPAPGERDATCAACGDDLFVDREATDPVYCEDCTLDPGESVVDRETGKLVVVVESTDDRASDVRIPERGWSVADHHSNRDYDADDRVVDVLYPLERGVSPEDISPQDLRRYSFPRGRLERRD, from the coding sequence ATGGCTCCCTCCACGAAGTCCCGACAGCCGCCCGACGACCGGAGCCGCCGCGCCCGCCGCGAGGACCTGCGCGTGACTGCGCTCGGCGACGGCACCTACGAGGTTCGGTCGCCGTCTGACAACGTCTACGACGTCGACCTCGACGCCGGGGAGTGTGCGTGTCCTGACCACCAGTTCCGGGGCGTCCGCTGCAAGCATCTGCGCCGCGTCGCCATCGACGTCACGCTCGGTGAAGTCCCCGCACCCGGCGAGCGCGACGCGACGTGTGCAGCCTGCGGCGACGACCTGTTCGTCGACCGTGAGGCCACCGACCCCGTCTACTGCGAGGACTGTACGCTCGACCCCGGCGAGAGCGTCGTCGACCGCGAGACCGGCAAGCTCGTGGTCGTCGTCGAATCCACGGACGACCGCGCGAGCGACGTCCGCATCCCGGAGCGCGGCTGGTCGGTCGCCGACCACCACTCGAACCGCGACTACGACGCCGACGACCGCGTCGTCGACGTGCTCTACCCGCTGGAGCGCGGCGTCTCCCCCGAGGACATCTCGCCGCAGGATCTCCGCCGGTACTCGTTCCCGCGCGGCCGCCTCGAACGCCGCGACTAG
- a CDS encoding cation diffusion facilitator family transporter, translating into MAGSRSVVLAALFANGAIAVLKFLAFLVTQSPAMLSEVYHSVSDTGNQVFLLIGLRYGERERTRSHPFGYGKAQFFYSFLVSVMLFGIAGWESATHGYEALTGHGRVLGRQAELLGYEFPGVWANYAVLLGAIGFESYAFVKAYREMQRQIERHGWSGFREAFRRTSDTTTLTALTEDTVALLGLGLALVGVFLTEQTGNHVYDAGAALLIGLLLMAFAAALAWENKRLLLGESLPKADEDELRRIVEERPEVDSIVGFRTVYFGPNDVLVTADVAFDPALDTEGIDDAITSLEDALRAANPAVSKVYVEPETER; encoded by the coding sequence ATGGCCGGAAGCAGGTCCGTCGTGCTCGCGGCGCTGTTCGCGAACGGCGCGATTGCGGTGTTGAAGTTCCTCGCCTTCCTCGTGACGCAGAGCCCGGCGATGCTCTCGGAGGTGTACCACTCCGTCTCCGACACCGGCAACCAGGTGTTCCTGCTCATCGGGCTGCGGTACGGCGAGCGCGAGCGCACGCGCTCGCACCCGTTCGGGTACGGGAAGGCGCAGTTCTTCTACTCGTTTCTCGTCAGCGTGATGCTGTTCGGCATCGCTGGGTGGGAGTCCGCAACCCACGGCTACGAGGCACTGACCGGGCACGGGCGCGTGCTCGGCCGGCAGGCCGAGCTGCTGGGCTACGAGTTCCCGGGCGTGTGGGCGAACTACGCGGTGTTGCTCGGCGCAATCGGCTTCGAGTCGTACGCGTTCGTGAAGGCCTACCGGGAGATGCAGCGACAGATCGAGCGCCACGGCTGGAGCGGGTTCCGGGAGGCGTTCCGCCGCACCAGCGACACGACGACGCTGACCGCGCTCACGGAGGACACGGTGGCGCTGCTCGGCCTGGGGCTGGCGCTGGTGGGCGTGTTCCTCACCGAGCAGACCGGCAACCACGTCTACGACGCGGGGGCGGCGCTGCTCATCGGACTGCTGTTGATGGCGTTCGCGGCGGCGCTGGCGTGGGAGAACAAGCGCCTGTTACTCGGGGAGAGCCTCCCGAAGGCCGACGAAGACGAACTCCGGCGCATCGTCGAGGAGCGCCCCGAAGTGGACTCCATCGTGGGTTTCCGGACGGTGTACTTCGGGCCGAACGACGTGCTCGTGACGGCGGACGTGGCGTTCGACCCCGCGCTGGACACCGAGGGGATAGACGACGCGATAACGAGCCTCGAAGACGCGCTCCGGGCGGCGAACCCGGCGGTGTCGAAGGTGTACGTCGAGCCCGAGACCGAGCGATAG
- the priL gene encoding DNA primase regulatory subunit PriL yields the protein MNARHARYPFLGESRQAVQEAGVDLAAVVAEDDAVVERARERVVGSLTNGEVGERARSDRVELLSYPVARVLVSVVDEHVLVRKYADAEANAAYERFTADETDDSEFKSVGDDGSLSRDDLLREFDLTSHVHATQDGYDVDVPTYLLLSSSLRPDKWRLVNRALDDGRVPVSEPELDTLLREAVRDRVAEGLPLNVPDEVADALEGPEAAVRDVLSEMDLTREIDTVVPELFPPCMQHLLDQVQRGEHLPHHSRFAITTFLANIGLTTDEIVDIYKVNPGFGEEMTRYQTDHIRGESSPTEYTAPSCATMKAYGDCVNPDDLCDAINHPLSYYEAKLDDEDDDDLEDWRERENEDAEADDAEA from the coding sequence ATGAACGCGCGCCACGCTCGCTACCCGTTCCTCGGCGAATCCCGGCAGGCGGTCCAGGAGGCCGGGGTGGACCTCGCGGCGGTCGTCGCCGAGGACGACGCGGTCGTCGAGCGCGCCCGCGAACGCGTCGTCGGCTCGCTCACGAACGGCGAGGTCGGCGAGCGCGCGCGCTCGGACCGCGTGGAACTGCTCTCCTACCCCGTGGCGCGCGTGCTCGTCTCCGTCGTCGACGAACACGTACTCGTGCGGAAGTACGCCGACGCCGAAGCCAACGCCGCCTACGAGCGCTTCACCGCCGACGAGACCGACGACTCGGAGTTCAAGAGCGTCGGCGACGACGGCAGTCTCTCCCGAGACGACCTCCTCCGGGAATTCGACCTGACGAGCCACGTCCACGCCACCCAGGACGGCTACGACGTGGACGTGCCGACGTACCTCCTGCTGTCGTCGTCGCTGCGCCCGGACAAGTGGCGGCTCGTCAACCGCGCCCTCGACGACGGCCGCGTCCCCGTCAGCGAGCCTGAACTCGACACGCTCCTCCGCGAAGCCGTCCGGGACCGGGTCGCCGAGGGCCTGCCGTTGAACGTCCCCGACGAGGTCGCCGACGCCCTCGAAGGCCCGGAGGCCGCCGTACGGGACGTGCTCTCGGAGATGGACCTCACGCGCGAAATCGACACGGTCGTCCCGGAACTGTTCCCACCGTGCATGCAGCACCTCCTCGACCAAGTGCAGCGCGGCGAACACCTCCCACACCACAGCCGCTTCGCCATCACGACGTTCCTCGCGAACATCGGGCTGACGACCGACGAAATCGTCGACATCTACAAAGTGAATCCGGGGTTCGGCGAGGAGATGACCCGCTATCAGACCGACCACATCCGCGGCGAGTCCAGCCCCACGGAGTACACGGCACCGTCGTGTGCGACGATGAAGGCCTACGGGGACTGCGTGAACCCCGACGACCTCTGCGACGCCATCAATCACCCGCTGTCGTACTACGAGGCGAAACTCGACGACGAGGACGACGATGACTTAGAGGACTGGCGCGAGCGCGAGAACGAGGACGCCGAAGCGGACGACGCCGAAGCCTGA
- a CDS encoding DUF7472 family protein has product MSEGPDARLEAGIAILSTLVFIAILVAAGTMSEGFGETGAYGVVAAVVVFILVMAGVGYWLSGKQE; this is encoded by the coding sequence ATGTCCGAAGGGCCCGACGCCCGCCTCGAAGCGGGTATCGCCATCCTGTCTACTCTCGTCTTCATCGCCATCCTCGTGGCCGCCGGCACGATGAGCGAGGGGTTCGGTGAGACGGGCGCCTACGGCGTCGTCGCTGCCGTCGTCGTCTTCATTCTCGTGATGGCCGGCGTCGGCTACTGGCTCTCCGGGAAGCAGGAGTAG
- a CDS encoding amidohydrolase, which yields MTTLRIAGGRVLHPDLSVSEGDVLVDQHSGEILDVGKTEPGDERLDAENSLVMPGLVNAHCHAAMTLLRGYADDKPLDAWLQEDIWPAEGELTEGDVRAGAELALVEMIRTGTTAFADMYFHVPEIAEAVEEAGVRARLGHGVVTVGKDEGDAYRDNDESIEVAREYDGVAGGRVKTAYMPHSLTTVGEEYLREFVGKAREYDVPVHFHANETRDEVDPIVSERGERPIEYADDLEMVTDEDFLAHGVHTDATEHELLAARGASVVHCPASNMKLASGMAPVQDMRDAGVNVALGTDGAASNNDLDLFDELRDAAMLGKLAADDAAAVPAEAAVEMATAGGANALGFDSGRIEEGANADLAVVDFSAPHLTPVHGYVSHLAYAATGGDVRHTVCDGEVLMRNRELQTLDEAAIREHAASRAAAVAERAE from the coding sequence ATGACCACGCTACGAATCGCGGGCGGGCGGGTGCTCCACCCGGACCTGTCCGTGTCGGAGGGGGACGTGCTGGTGGACCAGCACAGCGGCGAGATTCTGGACGTCGGGAAGACGGAGCCGGGCGACGAGCGATTGGACGCCGAGAACAGCCTCGTGATGCCGGGGTTGGTGAACGCGCACTGTCACGCGGCGATGACGCTGCTGCGGGGGTACGCCGACGACAAGCCGCTGGACGCGTGGCTGCAGGAGGACATTTGGCCGGCGGAGGGCGAACTCACCGAGGGCGACGTCCGAGCAGGGGCCGAGCTCGCGCTCGTGGAGATGATTCGGACGGGGACGACGGCGTTCGCGGACATGTACTTCCACGTCCCCGAAATCGCGGAGGCCGTCGAGGAGGCGGGCGTGCGGGCGCGGCTCGGGCACGGCGTCGTCACCGTCGGGAAGGACGAGGGCGACGCGTACCGGGACAACGACGAGAGCATCGAGGTCGCGCGCGAGTACGACGGCGTCGCCGGCGGGCGCGTGAAGACGGCGTACATGCCCCACAGCCTGACGACCGTCGGCGAGGAGTACCTCCGGGAGTTCGTCGGGAAGGCCCGCGAGTACGACGTGCCCGTGCACTTCCACGCGAACGAGACGCGCGACGAGGTCGATCCAATCGTCTCCGAGCGCGGCGAGCGCCCCATCGAGTACGCCGACGACCTCGAGATGGTCACCGACGAGGACTTCCTCGCGCACGGCGTGCACACGGACGCGACCGAGCACGAGCTGCTCGCGGCGCGCGGCGCGAGCGTCGTCCACTGCCCGGCGTCGAACATGAAACTCGCGTCCGGGATGGCGCCCGTCCAGGACATGCGCGACGCGGGCGTGAACGTCGCGCTCGGGACGGACGGCGCGGCGTCGAACAACGACCTCGACCTCTTCGACGAGCTCCGGGACGCGGCGATGCTCGGGAAGCTCGCGGCGGACGACGCCGCCGCGGTGCCCGCCGAGGCCGCCGTCGAGATGGCGACCGCGGGCGGCGCGAACGCGCTCGGGTTCGACAGCGGGCGCATCGAGGAAGGCGCGAACGCCGACCTCGCGGTCGTCGACTTCTCCGCGCCCCACCTCACACCGGTCCACGGCTACGTCTCCCACCTCGCGTACGCCGCGACCGGTGGCGACGTCCGGCACACGGTCTGCGACGGCGAGGTGCTGATGCGGAACCGCGAACTCCAGACGCTCGACGAAGCCGCGATTCGGGAGCATGCGGCGTCGCGGGCGGCCGCCGTCGCCGAGCGCGCCGAGTAG
- the dpsA gene encoding DNA starvation/stationary phase protection protein DpsA, with product MSTQKHVLKHAGDVEGSEGLRIDEEKAEQVIDALNADLAATYVLYHQLRKHHWNVEGAEFRDLHLFLGDAAAHAEAFADELAERVQALGGVPHASPSTLQAESPVEPEDEDVYDIRTSLQNDLEMYGDIIETLREHVDLAQNLGDHTSAEIVRENLVQVEDDAHHVEHYLEGDTLVVSE from the coding sequence ATGAGCACCCAGAAGCACGTGCTGAAGCACGCTGGCGACGTCGAGGGCTCGGAAGGCCTTCGCATCGACGAGGAGAAAGCCGAACAGGTAATCGACGCGCTCAACGCCGACCTCGCGGCGACGTACGTCCTCTACCACCAGCTCCGGAAGCACCACTGGAACGTCGAGGGCGCGGAATTCCGCGACCTCCACCTCTTCCTCGGCGACGCCGCCGCGCACGCCGAGGCGTTCGCGGACGAGCTCGCCGAGCGCGTGCAGGCGCTGGGCGGCGTCCCGCACGCCAGCCCCTCGACGCTCCAAGCAGAGTCGCCGGTCGAACCCGAGGACGAGGACGTCTACGACATCCGCACGTCCCTCCAGAACGACCTCGAAATGTACGGCGACATCATCGAGACGCTGCGCGAGCACGTCGACCTCGCGCAGAACCTCGGCGACCACACGAGCGCGGAAATCGTCCGCGAGAACCTCGTGCAGGTCGAGGACGACGCCCACCACGTCGAGCACTACCTCGAAGGCGACACGCTCGTCGTCAGCGAGTAA
- the hjc gene encoding Holliday junction resolvase Hjc: MSNSNAKGNRRERELVNAFDERGFAVMRAPASGAATERELPDVLAGDGSVFYAVEAKSSAGDPIYLTGEEVEALVYFSRNFGAKPKIGVRFDREDWYFFHPADVYQTDGGNYRVKKETAIEDGETFDDLQGSDEDDAEGNDIEDVLHAVEQGVLTPEEAASMLD, encoded by the coding sequence ATGTCTAACTCGAACGCGAAGGGCAACAGGCGCGAGCGCGAGCTCGTGAACGCGTTCGACGAGCGCGGGTTCGCCGTGATGCGAGCGCCCGCCAGCGGTGCCGCGACGGAGCGCGAACTCCCGGACGTGCTCGCGGGCGACGGCAGCGTCTTCTACGCCGTCGAAGCCAAGTCCAGCGCGGGCGACCCCATCTACCTCACGGGCGAGGAGGTCGAGGCGCTGGTCTACTTCAGTCGGAACTTCGGCGCGAAACCCAAAATCGGCGTGCGCTTCGACCGCGAGGACTGGTACTTCTTCCACCCCGCGGACGTCTACCAGACCGACGGCGGGAACTACCGCGTGAAGAAGGAGACCGCCATCGAGGACGGAGAGACGTTCGACGACCTCCAGGGTAGCGACGAGGACGACGCGGAGGGCAACGATATCGAGGACGTGCTGCACGCCGTCGAGCAGGGCGTGCTCACGCCCGAGGAAGCGGCGTCGATGCTCGACTAG
- a CDS encoding metallophosphoesterase yields MIAVLSDTHSTDGHDLQGRALDTVREADLVVHAGDFTTEAAVDAFYDVSDELFAVHGNADEPAVRDRLPGARTLEAGGIRIAVTHRQRGGTTGLAFFGRERGADLVVSGHTHQPTVTETEDVTLLNPGSHADPRGNPAAHAELYPEDGGVRSEIRDRGGSVLREFRVEGR; encoded by the coding sequence ATGATAGCCGTTCTGTCCGACACACACAGCACGGACGGGCACGACTTGCAGGGCCGCGCGCTGGACACGGTCCGGGAGGCGGACCTCGTGGTGCACGCCGGCGACTTCACCACCGAGGCTGCCGTCGACGCCTTCTACGACGTCAGCGACGAGCTGTTCGCGGTCCACGGCAACGCCGACGAGCCCGCGGTCCGCGACCGCCTGCCCGGAGCGCGAACGCTCGAAGCGGGCGGCATCCGCATCGCGGTCACGCACCGCCAGCGCGGCGGCACCACTGGCTTGGCGTTCTTCGGGCGCGAGCGCGGCGCAGACCTCGTGGTCTCGGGACACACCCACCAGCCGACGGTGACCGAGACAGAAGACGTGACGTTGTTGAATCCCGGGAGTCACGCCGACCCGCGCGGCAACCCCGCGGCGCACGCCGAGTTGTACCCCGAAGACGGGGGCGTGCGCAGCGAGATTCGGGACCGCGGCGGGAGCGTCCTCCGGGAGTTCCGTGTGGAGGGCCGGTAG
- a CDS encoding adenosylhomocysteinase has translation MTTASSISEQLDEIGSARDAGRKKIDWAFEHMPILSSLRADFQENEPLAGETVGMALHVEAKTAALVETMADAGAEVAITGCNPLSTHDDVSAALDAHPSITSYAKHGVGDTEYYEAIDAVLDHEPTVTVDDGGDLVFRVHEHHPELIDTIVGGTEETTTGVHRLRAMDDDDALEYPVIAVNDTPMKRLFDNVHGTGESSLASIAMTTNLSWAGKDVVVAGYGQCGRGVAKKASGQNANVIVTEIDPRRALEAHMEGYDVMSMSEAAEVGDVFITTTGNRDVIVEDHFEQMQDGVVLANAGHFDIEIDLEALRDLAASEQEVRDGVREYELPSGKRINVLAEGRLVNLATPVSLGHPVEVMDQSFGVQAVSIRELVQNADDYDAGVHEVPDHLDRKLAEIKLNAEGVDLDTLSEEQEEYMTSWQHGT, from the coding sequence ATGACAACTGCGTCGTCGATTAGCGAGCAACTCGACGAGATCGGGTCCGCTCGCGACGCCGGCCGGAAGAAGATCGACTGGGCGTTCGAACACATGCCGATTCTCTCCTCGCTGCGCGCGGACTTCCAGGAGAACGAACCGCTCGCGGGCGAGACCGTCGGGATGGCGCTGCACGTCGAAGCGAAGACCGCGGCGCTCGTCGAGACGATGGCGGACGCCGGCGCGGAAGTCGCGATCACGGGCTGCAACCCGCTGTCGACCCACGACGACGTCTCCGCGGCGCTCGACGCCCACCCCTCGATTACGAGCTACGCCAAGCACGGCGTCGGCGACACCGAGTACTACGAGGCCATCGACGCCGTCCTCGACCACGAGCCAACCGTCACGGTCGACGACGGCGGCGACCTCGTCTTCCGCGTGCACGAGCACCACCCCGAGCTCATCGACACCATCGTCGGCGGCACCGAGGAGACCACCACGGGCGTCCACCGCCTCCGCGCGATGGACGACGACGACGCGCTCGAGTACCCCGTCATCGCCGTCAACGACACGCCGATGAAACGCCTCTTCGACAACGTCCACGGCACCGGCGAGTCCTCGCTGGCCTCCATTGCCATGACCACGAACCTCTCGTGGGCCGGCAAGGACGTCGTCGTCGCGGGCTACGGGCAGTGCGGCCGCGGCGTCGCGAAGAAGGCCAGCGGCCAGAACGCGAACGTCATCGTCACCGAAATCGACCCGCGGCGCGCGCTCGAAGCCCACATGGAGGGCTACGACGTCATGTCGATGAGCGAGGCCGCCGAAGTCGGGGACGTCTTCATCACCACCACCGGGAATCGCGACGTCATCGTCGAGGACCACTTCGAGCAGATGCAGGACGGCGTCGTGCTTGCCAACGCCGGCCACTTCGACATCGAAATCGACCTCGAAGCCCTCCGCGACCTCGCCGCCAGCGAGCAGGAAGTCCGGGACGGCGTCCGCGAGTACGAACTCCCCTCCGGCAAGCGCATCAACGTGCTCGCCGAAGGCCGCCTCGTCAACCTCGCGACCCCCGTCAGCCTCGGCCACCCCGTCGAAGTCATGGACCAGTCCTTCGGCGTGCAGGCCGTCTCCATCCGCGAACTCGTCCAGAACGCCGACGACTACGACGCCGGCGTCCACGAAGTCCCCGACCACCTCGACCGCAAACTCGCGGAAATCAAACTCAACGCCGAAGGCGTCGACCTCGACACTCTCAGCGAAGAACAGGAAGAGTACATGACCTCCTGGCAGCACGGGACGTAG
- a CDS encoding ArsR/SmtB family transcription factor, translated as MSGLLPSRSEADDPEGEPRVVGVDSDDADRLLSALSSGTARDLYGALHDTPATPSELAEECETSLQNAQYHLGKLEDADLVEECDTRYSAKGREMSVYAPADAPVVLFAGDEEESKSVRSALTNLLGAVGVLGVASLLVQRFVGSGLQAPGAAAGSGAVETTSEFSGLVAESDQPAAAADAAASLPAGALFFLGGLLVFALVGVAWYAR; from the coding sequence ATGTCCGGCCTGCTGCCCTCCCGCTCGGAGGCCGACGACCCCGAGGGCGAGCCCCGCGTGGTCGGCGTCGACTCCGACGACGCTGACCGCCTCCTGTCCGCGCTCTCCTCGGGGACCGCCCGGGACCTGTACGGTGCCCTCCACGACACGCCGGCGACCCCCTCCGAACTCGCCGAGGAGTGCGAGACGTCCCTCCAGAACGCCCAGTACCACCTCGGGAAGCTCGAGGACGCCGACCTCGTCGAGGAGTGCGACACGCGCTACTCCGCGAAGGGCCGCGAGATGAGCGTCTACGCGCCCGCCGACGCCCCCGTAGTGTTGTTCGCGGGCGACGAGGAGGAGAGCAAGTCCGTGCGCTCGGCGCTCACGAATCTCCTGGGGGCTGTCGGCGTGTTGGGCGTCGCGAGCCTGCTCGTCCAGCGGTTCGTCGGCTCGGGCCTGCAGGCCCCGGGCGCGGCCGCTGGGAGCGGTGCCGTGGAGACCACCAGCGAGTTCTCGGGGCTCGTCGCGGAGAGCGACCAGCCCGCAGCGGCCGCCGACGCCGCCGCGTCGCTGCCGGCTGGCGCGCTGTTCTTCCTCGGCGGCCTGCTCGTGTTCGCGCTCGTCGGCGTCGCGTGGTACGCGCGATAG
- a CDS encoding DUF7859 family protein — protein sequence MVELGTAFYVLAAAFLLFVFFLFMFLRRTLAGFKEGFQSGKRGDG from the coding sequence ATGGTGGAGCTCGGTACCGCGTTCTACGTCCTCGCCGCCGCGTTTCTGTTGTTCGTGTTCTTCCTGTTCATGTTCCTCCGGCGGACCCTCGCGGGCTTCAAGGAGGGCTTCCAGAGCGGGAAGCGCGGCGACGGCTAG